In Primulina eburnea isolate SZY01 chromosome 14, ASM2296580v1, whole genome shotgun sequence, the following proteins share a genomic window:
- the LOC140811130 gene encoding uncharacterized protein, with protein sequence MAAQISNFSFNDPLYLHPSDAPGVSLVVDPLIGSENYGIWSRAMKIALHAKNKLCFVDGTYRKPAANSPSLYQWERCNAVVLSWIFSSVSKEIFCGLVYAKDAFSVWADLKERFDKICGSRIHAIHHDIVRLSQGSSTISVYFSKLKQLWDELASLVTSPSCECPTSRSYVEYEQQQRLIQFLMGLNDSHGPIRSQILLMSPLPSVSQAYSLVSQEESHRQCQTI encoded by the exons ATGGCGGCTCAGATCTCCAATTTTAGCTTTAATGATCCTCTGTATTTGCATCCATCCGATGCCCCAGGAGTTTCGcttgttgttgatccactaattGGATCAGAGAATTATGGCATTTGGAGTAGAGCAATGAAGATTGCCCTACATGCTAAGAATAAACTCTGTTTTGTCGACGGTACGTATCGAAAACCAGCTGCCAATTCTCCATCTCTTTATCAATGGGAGCGTTGCAATGCAGTTGTTTTGTCATGGATTTTTTCTTCCGTATCCAAGGAGATTTTCTGCGGGCTTGTTTATGCGAAAGATGCCTTCAGTGTTTGGGCAGATTTAAAGGAACGGTTTGACAAAATTTGTGGTTCACGCATACATGCCATTCATCATGATATTGTTCGATTATCACAAGGATCAAGCACCATTTCAGTTTACTTCTCAAAGCTTAAACAATTATGGGATGAGTTAGCTTCACTGGTTACTTCTCCTTCGTGTGAATGCCCTACGTCAAGATCTTATGTTGAATACGAGCAACAACAACGGCTGATCCAATTTCTTATGGGGCTCAATGATAGTCATGGTCCAATTCGAAGTCAGATTCTTCTCATGAGTCCACTTCCATCTGTTAGTCAAGCATATTCTCTAGTTAGTCAAGAAGAATCACATAGGCAG TGCCAGACCATATGA